A part of Setaria viridis chromosome 8, Setaria_viridis_v4.0, whole genome shotgun sequence genomic DNA contains:
- the LOC117866722 gene encoding uncharacterized protein — protein sequence MEQDEQLATLMRGLRVQNLRDEQFADDNVRLRLVEKLRTTMREGLPLVYSPEIISAYWGNRPRAVAPRVVQLLSAAGGFISNLISDLINKKLKENEVARAIELSEIVTSRSCLHLVRIAAI from the exons ATGGAGCAGGACGAGCAGCTTGCCACGCTCATGCGTGGCCTCCGCGTCCAGAACCTCCGGGACGAGCAGTTCGCCGACGACAATGTCCGCCTTCGCCTCGTCGAG AAACTGCGGACAACAATGAGGGAGGGGCTGCCACTTGTGTATAGCCCAGAAATCATATCAGCCTACTGGGGTAACCGTCCAAGAGCTGTCGCCCCTCGAGTTGTGCAGTTGCTGTCGGCTGCTGGTGGTTTCATCTCCAATCTCATATCCGATCTTATTAACAAGAAACTCAAGGAG AATGAAGTAGCCCGCGCTATTGAACTGAGCGAAATTGTTACATCTCGGTCCTGCTTACATCTTGTCAGGATTGCAGCTATATGA